One genomic window of Solanum dulcamara chromosome 10, daSolDulc1.2, whole genome shotgun sequence includes the following:
- the LOC129869915 gene encoding uncharacterized protein LOC129869915, whose amino-acid sequence MGFGQKWIQWVKYCILTVRFPVLINGLPARFFRAQRGLRQGDPLSAFLFLIAMKGLNSMIKTTNMNGWLRGFDVARIGEKNLEITHLQYADDTLILCDAEEDQLRIPRLWRILLNLRGISWTMPGKITEAIQSWEEAGVQAKSRDKWRIVPACVWWTIWKERMLDVLINNFLDLANICTNLEATVADRWSSQGWNFFFRRNLNDWEVGRFVELLQMIDGFKGTTVEDDTFKWKHDKDGKFSVSRIYGKEVSRMPENKTGPWKHVWESMAATKVKCFAWFVIRKACLTHEILQKKGLPIVSRCMLCSEARETNNHLFLHCKVTSQLWTMFLSLTETKWSMPEHTTDLLSCWIRRGGSKTQKKWWRIIPHCIWWTIWRERNGRSFEDRFNNIQKIKGSCIATFCFWCKEHCIENAEQLVDLLGLL is encoded by the exons ATGGGTTTTGGTCAAAAGTGGATACAATGGGTCAAATATTGCATCTTAACTGTGAGATTTCCAGTGCTTATCAATGGCTTACCAGCAAGGTTTTTCCGTGCACAAAGGGGTTTAAGACAAGGAGATCCTTTGTCAGCCTTTCTCTTCTTAATAGCTATGAAGGGTCTTAATAGCATGATCAAAACAACAAACATGAATGGGTGGCTCAGAGGATTTGATGTGGCCAGAATTGGAGAAAAGAATCTGGAGATAACTCACTTGCAATATGCTGATGATACTCTCATACTATGTGATGCTGAAGAGGATCAACTTAGGATCCCAAGG CTATGGAGGATTTTGTTAAATCTCAGAGGCATCTCATGGACTATGCCTGGAAAGATTACTGAAGCAATCCAGAGCTGGGAGGAAGCTGGTGTGCAGGCAAAAAGTAGAGATAAATGGAGAATTGTCCCTGCTTGTGTCTGGTGGacaatttggaaggaaaggatGCTAGATGTTTTG ATAAATAATTTCCTTGATCTGGCCAATATTTGCACTAACCTTGAGGCTACAGTGGCTGATAGGTGGTCCTCTCAGGGATGGAACTTCTTCTTCAGGAGGAATCTTAATGACTGGGAAGTAGGCAGGTTTGTGGAGCTATTGCAGATGATTGATGGTTTCAAAGGCACCACTGTAGAGGATGACACTTTTAAATGGAAACACGATAAGGATGGCAAGTTCTCTGTAAGTAGAATTTATGGGAAAGAGGTATCCAGGATGCCTGAGAACAAAACAGGACCTTGGAAGCATGTATGGGAAAGTATGGCTGCTACTAAAGTTAAGTGCTTTGCTTGGTTTGTAATCAGGAAAGCTTGCCTCACTCATGAGATCCTACAGAAAAAGGGATTGCCAATTGTGTCCAGATGCATGTTATGCAGTGAGGCTAGAGAGACAAATAACCATCTGTTTCTCCATTGTAAAGTCACATCTCAGCTTTGGACTATGTTCCTCAGTTTAACAGAGACCAAATGGTCAATGCCAGAGCACACAACAGACTTGTTAAGTTGTTGGATTAGGAGAGGGGGAAGCAAGACACAAAAGAAGTGGTGGAGAATAATCCCACACTGTATCTGGTGGACTATCTGGAGGGAAAGGAATGGAAGAAGCTTTGAAGATAGATTCAACAACATTCAGAAAATCAAAGGGAGCTGCATTGCAACTTTCTGCTTTTGGTGTAAAGAACATTGTATAGAAAATGCTGAACAGTTAGTAGATCTTTTAGGATTATTGTAA
- the LOC129871675 gene encoding putative GEM-like protein 8 encodes MKNLLHGNLVGIPMSSAVCSLERQPKRLLALSACEDHIVSYATSTNLTQIKQRKYVIGKMNKLGARIDCLVQSIREHVSLSPKLTETLKGKLSLGAKILQVGGLEKIFKQKFSVRDDEKLMKVSQCYLYTTAGPMAGLLFISTAKVAFCSERSIKLLSPTGKLLRIYYKVSIPISKIMKVKESENMKKPSQKYIQLVTQDDFEFWFMGFLNYQKTLRYLQQAISSSSKL; translated from the exons ATGAAGAACTTGCTCCATGGAAATTTGGTGGGTATTCCCATGAGTTCAGCAGTATGCTCACTTGAAAGGCAGCCAAAAAGACTACTTGCCCTATCTGCTTGTGAAGACCACATCGTTTCATATGCAACTTCAACGAACTTAACTCAAATAAAACAAA GAAAATATGTCATTGGTAAGATGAACAAATTGGGAGCAAGGATAGATTGTCTTGTACAAAGCATCCGTGAGCATG TGAGCCTAAGCCCAAAATTAACAGAAACTTTAAAGGGAAAATTGAGCCTTGGAGCAAAAATTCTTCAAGTAGGAGGGTTGGAGAAAATATTCAAGCAGAAGTTTAGTGTTAGAGACGATGAAAAGCTAATGAAGGTTTCTCAATGCTATTTGTATACAACAGCTGGTCCAATGGCAGGCCTCCTCTTCATCTCTACTGCTAAGGTTGCTTTCTGCAGTGAGAGATCAATAAAGCTCTTATCTCCAACTGGAAAGTTGCTTAGAATCTACTATAAG GTATCGATCCCGATAAGTAAGATAATGAAAGTGAAAGAGagtgaaaatatgaaaaagcCATCACAGAAGTATATACAGTTAGTTACACAGGATGATTTTGAGTTCTGGTTTATGGGATTCCTCAATTATCAAAAGACTCTGAGATATCTGCAGCAGGCAATCTCAAGCTCAAGCAAGTTATGA